Genomic window (Deinococcus aerophilus):
TCGGCGGCGTTGATCAGTTCGTCGAGGTTCTCCATGCGAACCTGCCCCTCCTGACCTTCCTGGCGCAGCAGGTCGAGGTAGCCGCTCGTCTCGATCACAAAGCGCAGGAAACCGCCGGGTTCATAGTTCTCGGCCGCCTCGCTCATGGCGGCCATCAGCCGGGCAAACTCGACCGGTTTCTGGGCGCCGCGGTCGAGAATGTGGTTCTCCTCGGCCCGGGCGCAGGCGGTCAGCAATGAGGTGCCGTTGATGCGTGCCCAGTCCATCAATTTTTCCAGCGCCGTATCGCCGATGCCGCGACGGGGCCGGCCAATGATGCGCCGCAGGGCCACGTCATCGGATGGATTGATGGCGAGGCGGGCGTAAGCCAGGATGTCGCGGATCTCGCGGCGGTCGTAGAAGCCCACGCCGCCCACGATGCGCGCCGGAATCTGCACGCGGCGCAGCGACTCCTCCATCACGCGCGACTGCGCGTTGGTGCGGTACAGAATCGCCATCTCCGAGAACCTGCGGCCCTCACCGTGCAGGCGCGTGAGCCACTCGGCCACGAAATCGCCCTCCGAACGGTGGTCGGTGGCGCGGTGGAACACCACCGGATGACCGTCCTCCTTGACCGCCCGCAGGGTCTTGTCCAGGCGTTCGGCGTTGTTCTCGATGAGCCTGTTCGCCAGATTCAGCACGCGGGCGCTGGAGCGGTAGTTGTGCTCCAGCATGTACACCTTCGAATCGGGATAGTCCTTCTGAAAGTCGAGGATGTTCTGGATGTCCGCGCCCCGGAATTTATAGATCGACTGGTCTGGGTCGCCCACCACCAGCAGGTTCCGGTCCCGGGAGGCCAGCAGCCGGGTCAGCTCGTACTGGGCCTTGTTGGTGTCCTGATACTCGTCCACATGAATGAACTTCGCCCGGTTCTGCACGGCGCTCAGCACCGCCGGCACTTCCCGGAACAGCCGCACCGTCTCGGTGATCAGGTCGCCGAAATCGATGGCGTTCTGCCCGCGTTTGCGGCCCTCATAGCGGCGGTAGGCCTCGGCGGCGGCCTCGCGCGGCAGGCCGCTGATGTACGGCTCGCCGCTGCGGGCGAGGTCGTCGGGCGTCAGCAGATTGCTCTTGGCACGGTCAATGATGCCGCGCAGCACCCGCGGGCTGGTGTCTGGCCCGATGCCGGGAATGCTGCCCATGACTTCCTTGAAAATGTCGAGCTGATCGTCGTCGTCGTAGATCACGAAGCCGCGCCTGAGGCCGATGTGTTCGCCGTAGGCCCGCAGAATCCGCACCCCTGCGCTGTGGAAGGTGCTCATCCACAGCCGGTCGGCGCCGGGCATCAGGTGCCGCGCCCGCTCGCGCATTTCGGCCGCGGCCTTGTTGGTGAAGGTTACGGCCAGGATCTCGCCGGGGTCCGCGCCGTAGTGGGTAATCAGCCGGGCGATGCGGTAGATCAGGGTGCGCGTCTTGCCACTGCCCGCCCCGGCGATCACCAGCGCGGGGCCGGTGTGGTGGTCGGCGGCCTGCGCCTGCGTCTCGTTGAGCTGGCTTAGAAGGTCGGTCTGGTCCGGCGCGGAAGTCACCGCAGGAGTCTATCAGGGTCGGTTCTGCTGGCAACGTAATCGCGGCCGGGGCCAATGCCGACACTCTGCCCCACCGTGTCCCCGGTCCAGGCACCGCTTTCGCCGCACCTAACCCTGCTACCTTCGCAGACATGAGCGCGCCGTATTCCCCCTCACCGGCCCAGCCCCGCCATGCCTCGCGCCTGGCACTGTGGTCGGTGGCGGTGGCGGTGGTGGTGCTGGGCCTGAAATACGTGGCCTACCTGATGACCGGCAGCGTGGCGCTGTACTCGGACGCCCTGGAGAGCATCATCAACGTGGCGGCGGCGATCGCCGCGTTCATCGCCCTGCGGGTCGCGGCCCGGCCTCCGGATCCGGGGCATCCGTACGGCCACACCAAGGCCGAGTATTTCAGCGCGGTGGCCGAGGGGGTCCTGATCGTGCTCGCGGCCCTGAGCATCGGGCGCGAGGCGCTGGGGGCCATCCTGAATCCGCGTGAACTGGACCTGCCGTATACGGGCCTGCTGGTGAACCTGGGAGCGGGCGTGCTGAATGCGCTGTGGGCCACGCGGCTCCTGCGGGCCGGCGCAGAGCTGCGCTCCCCCGCCCTGCTTGCCGACGGGCGGCACCTGCGTACCGACGTGCTGACCAGCGTGGGGGTTCTGCTGGGCGTGCTGGCGGCCAAGCTG
Coding sequences:
- a CDS encoding ATP-dependent helicase encodes the protein MTSAPDQTDLLSQLNETQAQAADHHTGPALVIAGAGSGKTRTLIYRIARLITHYGADPGEILAVTFTNKAAAEMRERARHLMPGADRLWMSTFHSAGVRILRAYGEHIGLRRGFVIYDDDDQLDIFKEVMGSIPGIGPDTSPRVLRGIIDRAKSNLLTPDDLARSGEPYISGLPREAAAEAYRRYEGRKRGQNAIDFGDLITETVRLFREVPAVLSAVQNRAKFIHVDEYQDTNKAQYELTRLLASRDRNLLVVGDPDQSIYKFRGADIQNILDFQKDYPDSKVYMLEHNYRSSARVLNLANRLIENNAERLDKTLRAVKEDGHPVVFHRATDHRSEGDFVAEWLTRLHGEGRRFSEMAILYRTNAQSRVMEESLRRVQIPARIVGGVGFYDRREIRDILAYARLAINPSDDVALRRIIGRPRRGIGDTALEKLMDWARINGTSLLTACARAEENHILDRGAQKPVEFARLMAAMSEAAENYEPGGFLRFVIETSGYLDLLRQEGQEGQVRMENLDELINAAEEWSGDNEGTIQDFLDDAALLSSVDDMRAKKENRDVPEDAVTLMTLHNAKGLEFPVVFIVGTEEGLLPSKGALIEAGGIEEERRLFYVGITRAMERLFLTAAQNRMQFGKTNSAEDSRFLEEIEGGFDTIDPYGQVVEYRAKTWKQYRPTVPVPSAVKNTSPMTAGMAYRGGERVRHPKFGEGQVLAVAGTGDKQEVTVHFASAGTKKLLVKFANLSPV
- a CDS encoding cation diffusion facilitator family transporter, whose translation is MSAPYSPSPAQPRHASRLALWSVAVAVVVLGLKYVAYLMTGSVALYSDALESIINVAAAIAAFIALRVAARPPDPGHPYGHTKAEYFSAVAEGVLIVLAALSIGREALGAILNPRELDLPYTGLLVNLGAGVLNALWATRLLRAGAELRSPALLADGRHLRTDVLTSVGVLLGVLAAKLTGVLWLDPALALFVAVNILWSGFGLVRESVGGLMDAAIDPRTEARIRQLMQAHGDGALEMHDLRTRHAGRLAFIEFHMVVPGEMSVKEAHTICDRLEDAIRAEMPESSISIHVEPQEKAKHHGVLVL